Within Runella rosea, the genomic segment ATGATATTTTTAGATTGCCCCACGTAAATACCTGCATCAGAAGCACCGATGGCTACGCAGCCCTCGATCAACACGTTTTGGCACATAACTGGGTACAACCCGTAGGCACCGTTGGTGGCTTTCGGCTCACCTGTCCATTCGGTTTTGACGTTTCTGAATGTTATCTTGTTGACATTCATGGTTTTGATGGCATCTCCTTTGGCATCTTGGACGGTAAAATTTTCTAGTATTATATTTTCAGCGTTGCTCACCCGTAATCCTTCCGCACCGTCGGTTTGGCCTTTGAAGCTCAGAATGGTTTTTTCCATTCCAGCCCCGCGAACAATAATGTTTTTTTTGCCTTCCAGCGACAAACTTCCACTTAATTTATACGTACCTGCGTCAAGGGTAATAGTGGCACCATCTTCAGCCATAATGAGTTGACGCTGAAGTTTTTTTTGAAAATCAGCCTGCGCAAGGGCCGTAAAAGAAGCAAAACTGAGGGCAACAAACGATAAAAAACGCATAATTTCGAAAGGTTTAGGAAAGACGAAAGTACGAAAAAATAGAAACTTCGCAGCAATACCCTAATTTTGTGATTCACTGTTGTAAAATTATAGACAATTAACCGTAAACGGACTGCTAAGAATGTCATCTGCTCACAAAAACCTGAGTGTATTTAACACGGAAGGTCTGCCCGATATAAGTGCTAAAAAATTTGTAATTGTTGTAGCCGAATGGAACGATGAGGTCACTGGCGCGCTCTACGAAGGAGCCCATAAAACGTTGCTCGAATACGGTGCCAAACCCGAGAATATTCGGAGAGTGAATGTTCCTGGAAGTTTTGAATTGAGTTTTGGTTCACAGGTATACGCCCAAAAGCCCGACGTTGATGCCGTTATTGCCATCGGCTGCGTGATTCAGGGTGAGACTAAGCACAACGATTATATCAACCACGCGGTTGCTCACGGCCTCACCGACGTAGCGTTGAAGTATAACAAACCTGTTATTTTTGGCGTCTTAACGCCCAATACGCTGCAACAGGCCCTCGACCGGGCAGGGGGTATCCACGGCAATAAAGGCGATGAAGCCGCCATGACAGCCATCAAAATGTTGGGCCTTCAATAAAAACGATGAAAACAGTTATTATCAAATACAACGCAGGCAATGTGCAGTCAGTGATGTACGCCTTGGACCGAATCGGTGCGGCCTACGAATGGACCGACGACCCAGACACGATTCGTTCGGCTGATAAAGTGATTTTTCCGGGCGTGGGAGAGGCAAGTACCGCTATGGCGTATTTGCGGGAGCGCGGGCTTGATAAATTGATACCCTCGCTCAAACAGCCGTTGTTGGGTACTTGTGTGGGAATGCAGCTTATGTGTCGTTATTCGGAAGAAAACGATACAACTTGCATGGGAATTTTTGACGTGGATGTGTTGCGTTTTCCGCGCACCAATGGCTTTAAAGTGCCTCAAACGGGCTGGAATGATATTTATTCGCTCGACAACCCACTTTGCGCTGGGTTGAATGAGCACGATTATGTTTATTATAATCACGGCTATTATGCACCGCTTTGCGACCAAACAGCGGCCAGGACCAACTACATCGTTGAATACTCAGCAATGTTACAAAAGGACAACTTTTTTGCGGCCCAGTTTCACTCCGAAATTAGTGGAAATGTGGGGCAACGCATTTTTGAAAATTTTTTAAATCTGTAAACTCTTTCAACCGCTTTACCCTTGCGCCGCTTCTTTTTCTTGTTAGTAATCGGAGTTTGGCCTTTCATTTCAGAGGCACAAAAGCAGCATTATCCTCACCTGACGTTTTGGTCACGGGTGCAGGTAGCCAAAGAACCGAATCCGAACTGGAATATCGTAGGGACGTTCATGTGGCGACGTCAGAATAATTATCAAGAGAATCCTCATAATCCAACCGCTAGCCCGCTGACGATGGGAGGGCAGGCGCTGGTTACGCATCGTAATACCCAAAATACGGTATGGGTGCATATTGCCCAAATGAGTTACATGGTTTCCAATCAGTTATTGGGAAAAGAGGAGGATTTTAATGCGCCTATTGGCAAGGAGTTTCGTTATGCTGGAGGGGTGGAGTTTAATCAAGAAGTGAACGAAAAACTCACGTTTCGGCAGCGGTTTATGCAGGAATTGCGTTTTTTTAAAGCCAATGATTTTCATCCCGTTGGCCGGGTACGCGGTAGAGCCAATATTCGTTATCAATTCACCCCTTTTGTAAGTGTGAATGGAGTTACAGAGATTCTTTTTCATGACCCGCCGCTGTTGAGCGGCCAAAAGCCTATGCGTTTTCACCAATTTTGGCTTGGGGGAAGCTTGTTGTGGAGTTTGAGCGAACGTGTCAACCTCGAAACGGGTTATACATTTATTCATGGTCGTCGCGCTACATTGGTGGAGTTTGACGAACAAAATGTACTGAATCTCCATTTAGCGTTCGAAATCTAATGCGAAAGCTCCTTTTGTTACTGATGTTTTTTTCATGGTTTAAACCCAACGCCCAGACCAACAGTCGGGCTTATAAAGTAATGTTGGAGGGGATGTATAAGCATACCGTTCCGACTATAAGTTGCAAGGATTTGAAAAAAGAACAGTCTCAGGTTGTTCTGTTAGATACCCGCGCCAAACGCGAATTTGAAGTGAGCCATTTGCCTGAAGCTAGATGGGTTGGATATGAAGAATTTGACCTTAAAAAAGTAGATAATCTCCCCAAAAATACGCCGATAGTGGTATACTGTACCGTAGGAGTTCGCTCCGAGCGTATTGGAGAAAAACTCAAAGCGGCAGGGTTTCAAAATGTCCGAAATCTTTATGGTAGTATTTTTGAATGGGTAAATCAGGGAAACCCCATTGTAGATACGCAGGCAAAACCTACCCAAAAAGTCCACGCTTATTCGCGGTCTTGGGGGATTTGGCTCAATAAAGGTGAAAAAGTGTATGAGTAATTTAGACCAAAATTTCTGGGATGAACGCTACCGCGCTGGCCAAACGGGTTGGGATATTGGTTACGTATCGCCGCCTTTGAAAGAGTACATTGACCAATTAACCGATAAGAATCTTCGCATCCTTATTCCTGGCGGTGGCAATAGCTATGAGGCAGAATATCTTCTTCAGCAGGGATTTATGGATGTGACTGTGGTGGATATATCGGCCGAAATTGTTAAAAAGCTTCAGGGAAAATATGCCTCAAAAGGCTTAAAAGCTGTTTGTGAAGATTTCTTTGAGCATTCAGGGCACTACGATTTAGTTTTGGAACAAACTTTTTTTTGCGCCATCCACCCTTCGCTGCGGCCGCTTTATGCGCAGAAAATGCATGAATTGTTGAGTCCAAGCGGGAAGTTAGTGGGGCTTTTGTTTAATCGTTCGTTTGAAGGCGGTCCTCCCTTCGGCGGCACTGTCGAAGAATATAAACGCCTGTTTGAGGCGACTTTTGACCTAAAACGTATGACTCCTGCCCTCAATTCCATTCCTCCCCGGCTGGGTTTTGAGGTATTTTTTGTAGCTTCTCCCAAGGATAATTAAAAAACAAACGCCACCCAACCGAGCAGCGTTTGTCGCTTTTCCTAAACCCTAACTACAATAATATTTTTACTGCTGAATGTTTTTTGTGGAGTGCTTTTGTCATTAGGCAGAAACCTGCTGACGGTGGAAGTACTAGTGCGTAATTTTGATAATGAAGCTTACAATACGCCCAACGGTAGAAACAGCTTGGCGAGTTTCCTCCACGCCGTCCTGTGCTCGTTGTGTAACGTTCTTAAGAATAGAACCTTGCGGAATCACAGTCTTTTGGGGTTGAGAAACAACCGTACGCTCGGTCATGGCTTTGTGGGTCGCAAAAATATTGTGCGGCCGGCCAATTGAAAAAGCTGCGGTACTCAACAAACACAGGGCGACGACGAGGGTGATAGCTTTCATGACTGTATGAGTTTTTAAATGGATTCGTAACGAGTATTTATTTTCAATGGCTGAATTCGGACCGACGATTCGGATGAAACAAAGATATGGGTTTGGGATGGTATTATGCAATACAAAGTACCTTGTTTTTGGTTAAAAAGTGTTAATCGGCAAATTTTAAGGATGAATGGTAGGTGATTTTTCTTGTCGTTGAAAACTGCCTTTCATCACATAACCATTGACCACCAAACCTCTACAACTATATGATGTAAAGGTGGATGAAAAGGTTGCACGTTACCCAAAAAAAAAGACAAACCTGTGGTTTCGCCTGATGAAACCAATAAAATAAGGGGTGAAATGAAATGCGTAGAGACACAACGCAGTGCGTCTCTAGACTGTACGTGTAAAATATAATCGTTTTCCTCTTTCTGACTCATCAAAAACCCCATTGGCATACACCAAATGTCCTGAAACAATTGTGTGGGTAATGCCAGATTGAAAGGTATTACCTTCTAGTGGTGACCAACCGCACTTGAATAAAATATTTTCTTTAGTCACGGTGGTAGGTTGGTTTAAATCGACCAATACTAAGTCGGCCCAATAGCCCTCACGGATGTATCCGCGCCGGTCTATCTGAAATACGTCGGCTACGGCGTGGCTCATTTTCTCTACTACACGTTCTATCGAAATCTTACCCTGCTGCACAAATTCTAGCATGATATTGAGCGAATGCTGTACCAAAGGCAAACCAGAAGGAGCGGCCCAATAGCCTTTTGATTTTTCTTCCCAAGTGTGTGGAGCATGGTCGGTAGCGATGACGTCGATGCGGTTGTCAAGCAGTGCCTGAAAGATTTTTTCTTTGTGATGAGGCGCTTTGATGGCAGGGTTACACTTGATTTGGGCACCCAATCGATGATAATCTTCGGCGTCAAACCATAGATGATGTACGCAGGCTTCTGAGGTGATTCGTTTTTGCCGTTTATCACTTTCACTTACGGTGCTGTTTCCGTAGCTGCCGACTTCAAATAATTCGGTTTCTTCACCCGTCGAAATGTGCAGGATATGCAGTCGTGTACCGTGTTTTTTTGCAAGCTCAACCGCCATAGAAGATGATTTATAACAAGCTTCTTCGTTGCGAATGAGTGCATGAATATTGTACGGAACGTTGTCGCCGTATTGTTGTTTAAACATTTCTGTACGTTGCCGAACCGTGGGCTCATCTTCGCAATGCGTGGCAATCAAGCAGGGAGCATTAGCAAACAGTTTTTCCAGCACTTCTGGCGCATCTACGAGCATATTGCCCGTGGAAGAGCCCATAAAAATCTTGATGCCGCATACGTCGGGGCAAATCGTTTGCATTACCTCATCATAATTATCGTTGGAAGCTCCCATAAAAAAGGAGTAATTAGCCAATGAAGTCTGCGAAGCAATTTGGTATTTATCTTCCAATAAGCTTTGGGTCAGTGCATTGGGTACAGTATTGGGCATTTCCATAAAAGAAGTCACTCCGCCCGCCACAGCCGCTTTGGCTTCCGAATAAATAGTAGCTTTGTGCGTCAGACCCGGCTCTCGAAAGTGAACTTGGTCGTCTATCACCCCTGGAAGTAGGTATTTCCCAGCGGCATCGATGATTTTGTCGGCAGCAAAATGTTTTAAATCACCCCCGATTTTTTCAATCAAACCGTTTTTTATCAGAACGTCCTGTTCCAAAATACGCCCTTCGTTGACCACGCGGGCATTAATGATAAGAATAGATGACATAATTATTTTCTAAGTTGGTTCCAACCTTTTTGGCTACTTAACAGACTATGTATTAAAAAGGAAGCGTTATACATTAAACCGCCAAACTTACAACTCATTACCTGAACAGCCATATCATGCGTTTAATTTTATTTTTTAGTCTGCTTACATTTTCGGTCTATGCCCAATCACGTTTTACGGTCAGTGGTTATATCCGCGAAAGTGGAAGCCAGGAGCAATTAATCGGCGTAAACGTTTATTTGCCAAATACTACCACTGGCACGACTTCCAATACCTACGGTTTTTATTCCATTACCCTTCCCGCGTCCGATTCCGTTACGTTGGCTTTTTCATTTGTTGGCTATGGCACAGAAATCCGGACCGTAAAACTGCGTAGCAACCTCCAACTTAACGTGCAGCTGGCGGCTATCGGGCGAGAGCTGAATGAAGTGGTTGTGTCGGGGAGACGTGAGGCCGACAAAGTTAGCCAAACGGCACAAATGAGTCGGATTGATATTCCGGTACAACAAATCAAGAAAATTCCCGCGTTTTTGGGCGAAAAGGATGTGTTACGTGTGCTGCAACTCATGCCTGGCGTACAAAAAGGCTCAGAAGGCCAAACGGGTATTTATGTGCGTGGTGGTGGTCCCGACCAAAATTTGGTGATTCTCGATGACGCGCCAGTGTATAATGTAAGTCACCTATTTGGATTTTTCTCCGTTTTCAACGGCGACGCTCTCAAAAGTGTCGAACTGACTAAAGGAGGCTTTCCCGCACGATTTGGCGGGCGGTTGTCGTCGGTGGTAGAGCTGAATATGAAAGAAGGAAACAAAGAAAAGCTGCACGGTGAAGGTGGCGGCGGACTGATTGCTAGTCGTTTAACACTCGAAGGTCCTATCAAAAAGAAAGGAGTTGCAGTGGCCAAGTCATCTTTTCTAATTTCGGGGCGACGTACGTACTTGGACTTATTGGCGCGGCCGCTCATTGCTGCCCAAACCGACGACAATACGATGGGAGGCTATTATTTCTACGACCTCAATGCTAAATTCAATTATGATTTTGGACAAAAAAATAAGGTATACGCCAGTGGGTATTTTGGGAAAGATCGATTTTTCTTTCGCGAAAAAAACGCATCTTCTGGAAGTGAAGGGGGATTGAATTGGGGCAATGCGACTGGTACACTGCGCTGGAACCACCTATTTAGTGAGAAACTGTTCTCCAACGCTTCGTTGATTTTTAGCAACTACAAATTTCAGATTTATGCCAAAGAAAGTGAAAGGTTTAATAATACAGAAAACGAGTTTGAGCTGCGCTATACCTCAGGGGTAAGGGATTGGGGGCTAAAGTACGATGTTGATTATTTTCCAAATCCTCAACATGCCTTACGTTTTGGCGTGGTGACTACATTGCACCGTTTTACGCCGAGCGCCGTAGTGGTCAAAAATTCAGATATTAATCAATTCAAAACCGAAGTAGAAGCCCTCAACAACGTTGAGTCGGGAATCTATGCCGAAGATACTTGGAAGCCTAATCGTTGGCTCAAAATGAATGCTGGCTTAAGATTGAGCCATTTTAGAGCAGAGAACCAAAATTATTTTCGGCCAGAGCCACGCATTTCAACCGCCCTGATGTTGCGTCCAGATTTATCGTTTAAAGCATCGTATGCCCGCATGAATCAGTACATTCACTTACTTTCTAACACTGGTATTGGTCTGCCAACGGATTTGTGGGTGCCGAGTACCGCCAAAATTGCACCGCAGCAATCGAGTCAGGTAGCGGCGGGTTTTGCTAAGGATTTTGAAAAACAGGGTTTGGCACTGACGTTGGAAGGATATTACAAAAACATGAACAATATCGTCAACTATAAAGAAGGTTCTAGCTTTTTGTTGATTGATGACCCCTCAAGTGCTGAAAAGGTTCGTTGGGATGAAAATATCACCAGCGGGCGCGGCTGGTCGTATGGGGCAGAAGTATTATTACAGAAAAAAACAGGCAAACTTTCGGGTTGGATTGGCTACACACTTTCGTGGACGCAATGGAAATTTGCCGAGCTCAATTTCGGACAAACATTTTATCCTCGTTATGACCGCCGACATGATTTATCAATTGTGGGGATTTACGAATTTAGCCCCCGTATTACGCTTTCTGGCACGTGGGTGTATGGCACTGGCAATGCCCTCACATTGCCTCAGAGCAATTATATAGCTTATCCTCATAATCTAAATCCGCAAGTGCAATATGGTCAAAATGCAAATGCTCCGTCGATTGTCTATAGGTCGTTTGGTGGTGGATGGAGTGTGAGTGATTATGGGCCCAAAAACAGTTTTCGCGCCGAGCCTTACCACCGCTTTGATTTAAGTTTACAGTTTCACAAGAAAAAAAGGCATCACGAGCGAACCTGGGAATTGAGTGTTTATAACCTCTACAATCGTCGAAATCCTTTTTTTTACAACCTCACTTCCCGTCAGGTGTTTGATGCCAACGGAAAATATGTAAAAACGGAGACGGTGCTACAACGCATTTCTATTTTCCCGATTGTACCGACTTTGAGTTATAACTTTAAATTTTAAACGCCATGAAAAATACCATTCTAGCCCTCTTGGCGATTTGCTCAATCAGCCTTTTTTCTTGCGAAACCCTCGTCAATGACGTGGACCCTGACCGCCTGCCGCGCAGTGACAGCAAATTGGTGGTTCATGGTTATCTATCACCACAGGATACTACAATAAGCATTAACGTTTATTATAGTAGTCAATTGATTGGGGGCAATAATTCACCTTATTGGTTGAATGGGTCACCAATATCACTAAACGACGCCGTTGTCACGCTCTCAAACCAAGGTAAAAGAGTAACATTACCATTTGATTCCAAAACAGGTACGTATAGTATTAAAGCTACAACTATGCCGATTTTGGAAGGACAAACGTATGAATTGAAAGTAGAAAGAGGCGGCCAAACCGCCGAAGCCCAATGTACAGTTCCCAAAGCCGTAGCTATTCAGGAAATAAAACAAGATTCTGTAGATTCCAAGATGATGGATCCAAGTAATCCTAACTATGTTCCTCCCAAAGAATACCTTTATCGTATTGTTTGGCGTGACATTGCTGGGCAGGAAAATTATTATCGGGTAGGGGGGTATGTGTTTCAGAACCAGACGGTTCAGACAAACCCCAATATGGTTACGGTCATTCCATCCATTCAAGACCTGAATTTTGGAGAAAATAATCGTTTGGGTGCTTTTTCGACGGACGCTAGTGCCGACGGCCTAGAAATGATATCCAGTACTGCGCGCACTAGGCTGTATAATTATCCTGGCTCAACGTTGGTTTTTAAAGTGAAGTATGTCGAGTTGACATTACTTAATTGTGAAAAAACCTACTATGATTATCATCGTGCGGTGCAGGCGTTTGACCGAAATAACCCCTTTGCGGAGCCGTCATTGATTCCTTCAAACATTAAAAACGGACTGGGTTGCTTTGCCGCATTCAATCGAAGCTCATTTGTGTTAAAGTAAAAAAGGTCCCTGTCAGAGTAGCAAAATATACCCTCTGACAGGGATGGTTTGCTTATGGCTTCAACAGTACCTTTCCCCAGCGGCCGTGGGCATCGGCATGGGTAACGGCGGCTTTTATTTCATCCAGGCTATAAATAGCCTCAATCGGCATTTTAACCTGCCCAGTAGACAATAATGTAATCACCTCCTGCGATACCTTTTGGCGCGTACTCCCATCTACTCGTCGCATCCAATCTGTAAGCCAGAAGCCTTTTAGGGTCAGCTCGCGGAAAATCATCAGGCCGATATTGATTTTAGGGTCTTGAAGGCTTAAAACGCCATAAATGAGCATGATAGCGCCGCGCCCCATGCATTTTACTGCTTCGCTTGCTGTGTCACCTCCTACGCATTCTAAGACGGCCCGTACGCCTTCGTAATTGGTAATATGCTGCACGCGTTTCGGCAAGTTTTCTTCGGCGGTATTAATAATTTCATCCACACCGAGCGCTTTCAGTTCGTCATTATGGTCATTGCGGCGTACCGTACCTATGGTTTTGATGCCGCGCATTTTGCAGATTTGGATGACCATTTTTCCTAAAGCCGAAGTACAGGCCGTAATCATGAGCCATTCTCCTTCTTTGACGCCCGAGTCTTCTACCATGGCTACGGCTGTGAATGGATTCACGAACAATTGGGCGGCGGTTTCATCGTTCATGGCATCTGGAACAGGAATTAATGTTCGATGGTTAGTGACGATGTATTCACTCCAAGCCCCAATCCCCGTAAAACTTACGCGTGTACCGACCGCAATTTTGGCATTAGTGCCTACGGCTTCCACAATTCCTACCCCTTCAAATCCTGCGCCTGACGGCAAATGCGGACGAATCCCGTACAGGTTTTGTACAAACATAATATCGGAAGGGTTGATGGGGCTGGCCAAAACTTTGATGAGGACTTCGTCAGGCCCAGGAGTGAGGGTTTCTGCATTTTCAGCGTTTAAAATATCCGCTGGTTTACCGAAGTGATGGAATACGACTTTTTTCATGATTATAAAGAGATTAACTTATTTACATCAGTGTTTGTCAAATTGAATACAATGTTCAATATTCGGCAAATACTTTTATATTTTTCATTTTTACGCAATGAAAGTTATTTATACAATTTGGTGTTTTTTTTGGTTGATTCTCATTTTTTTGCTTCTATTTCCATTCACGTATATCTGTTTACAACGAAAAGAATGGAAACCGTACGCCCACTGGATAAACCGACTCTGGGGGCGACTGTTTTTTCCATTGGCAGGGATTAGGTTTGAGATAGAATATCGGGGTCAACTTGCTCCAAAACAGGCCTACGTTTTTTGCGCCAATCATTTTTCGTATTTGGATATTGCAGTAATGGGCGTTATTGTAGAACATTATTTTGCTTTTGTCGGAAAAGATGGGGTCAAAAACATCCCGCTTTTTGGCTATATGTTTCGGCATTTGCACATTCAGGTAAAGCGAGAAAGTACCCAGAGCCGGGTGTCTTCGCTGAATCGTGCCATCAAAACCTTGGCGCAAGGAAGAAGTATTGTGGTTTTTCCCGAGGGGGGGATTAAGGCAAAACAGCCACCTCAAATGCATCAACCTTTTATGGATGGCGCATTTAAGATGGCTATTCAGCAGCAAGTACCGATTGTTCCTATCAGTCTGCTGACAAATTATAAAATTTT encodes:
- a CDS encoding rhodanese-like domain-containing protein → MRKLLLLLMFFSWFKPNAQTNSRAYKVMLEGMYKHTVPTISCKDLKKEQSQVVLLDTRAKREFEVSHLPEARWVGYEEFDLKKVDNLPKNTPIVVYCTVGVRSERIGEKLKAAGFQNVRNLYGSIFEWVNQGNPIVDTQAKPTQKVHAYSRSWGIWLNKGEKVYE
- a CDS encoding DUF4249 domain-containing protein encodes the protein MKNTILALLAICSISLFSCETLVNDVDPDRLPRSDSKLVVHGYLSPQDTTISINVYYSSQLIGGNNSPYWLNGSPISLNDAVVTLSNQGKRVTLPFDSKTGTYSIKATTMPILEGQTYELKVERGGQTAEAQCTVPKAVAIQEIKQDSVDSKMMDPSNPNYVPPKEYLYRIVWRDIAGQENYYRVGGYVFQNQTVQTNPNMVTVIPSIQDLNFGENNRLGAFSTDASADGLEMISSTARTRLYNYPGSTLVFKVKYVELTLLNCEKTYYDYHRAVQAFDRNNPFAEPSLIPSNIKNGLGCFAAFNRSSFVLK
- the hisH gene encoding imidazole glycerol phosphate synthase subunit HisH — translated: MKTVIIKYNAGNVQSVMYALDRIGAAYEWTDDPDTIRSADKVIFPGVGEASTAMAYLRERGLDKLIPSLKQPLLGTCVGMQLMCRYSEENDTTCMGIFDVDVLRFPRTNGFKVPQTGWNDIYSLDNPLCAGLNEHDYVYYNHGYYAPLCDQTAARTNYIVEYSAMLQKDNFFAAQFHSEISGNVGQRIFENFLNL
- a CDS encoding TonB-dependent receptor, producing the protein MRLILFFSLLTFSVYAQSRFTVSGYIRESGSQEQLIGVNVYLPNTTTGTTSNTYGFYSITLPASDSVTLAFSFVGYGTEIRTVKLRSNLQLNVQLAAIGRELNEVVVSGRREADKVSQTAQMSRIDIPVQQIKKIPAFLGEKDVLRVLQLMPGVQKGSEGQTGIYVRGGGPDQNLVILDDAPVYNVSHLFGFFSVFNGDALKSVELTKGGFPARFGGRLSSVVELNMKEGNKEKLHGEGGGGLIASRLTLEGPIKKKGVAVAKSSFLISGRRTYLDLLARPLIAAQTDDNTMGGYYFYDLNAKFNYDFGQKNKVYASGYFGKDRFFFREKNASSGSEGGLNWGNATGTLRWNHLFSEKLFSNASLIFSNYKFQIYAKESERFNNTENEFELRYTSGVRDWGLKYDVDYFPNPQHALRFGVVTTLHRFTPSAVVVKNSDINQFKTEVEALNNVESGIYAEDTWKPNRWLKMNAGLRLSHFRAENQNYFRPEPRISTALMLRPDLSFKASYARMNQYIHLLSNTGIGLPTDLWVPSTAKIAPQQSSQVAAGFAKDFEKQGLALTLEGYYKNMNNIVNYKEGSSFLLIDDPSSAEKVRWDENITSGRGWSYGAEVLLQKKTGKLSGWIGYTLSWTQWKFAELNFGQTFYPRYDRRHDLSIVGIYEFSPRITLSGTWVYGTGNALTLPQSNYIAYPHNLNPQVQYGQNANAPSIVYRSFGGGWSVSDYGPKNSFRAEPYHRFDLSLQFHKKKRHHERTWELSVYNLYNRRNPFFYNLTSRQVFDANGKYVKTETVLQRISIFPIVPTLSYNFKF
- a CDS encoding lysophospholipid acyltransferase family protein — translated: MKVIYTIWCFFWLILIFLLLFPFTYICLQRKEWKPYAHWINRLWGRLFFPLAGIRFEIEYRGQLAPKQAYVFCANHFSYLDIAVMGVIVEHYFAFVGKDGVKNIPLFGYMFRHLHIQVKRESTQSRVSSLNRAIKTLAQGRSIVVFPEGGIKAKQPPQMHQPFMDGAFKMAIQQQVPIVPISLLTNYKILPDVNPIRMHRFPMQAVVHEAIPTVGLTPQDVVSLRDKCYGVIDDELKKHHLPQQKGSKE
- the ribH gene encoding 6,7-dimethyl-8-ribityllumazine synthase, which encodes MSSAHKNLSVFNTEGLPDISAKKFVIVVAEWNDEVTGALYEGAHKTLLEYGAKPENIRRVNVPGSFELSFGSQVYAQKPDVDAVIAIGCVIQGETKHNDYINHAVAHGLTDVALKYNKPVIFGVLTPNTLQQALDRAGGIHGNKGDEAAMTAIKMLGLQ
- a CDS encoding methyltransferase domain-containing protein; this translates as MSNLDQNFWDERYRAGQTGWDIGYVSPPLKEYIDQLTDKNLRILIPGGGNSYEAEYLLQQGFMDVTVVDISAEIVKKLQGKYASKGLKAVCEDFFEHSGHYDLVLEQTFFCAIHPSLRPLYAQKMHELLSPSGKLVGLLFNRSFEGGPPFGGTVEEYKRLFEATFDLKRMTPALNSIPPRLGFEVFFVASPKDN
- a CDS encoding zinc-dependent alcohol dehydrogenase family protein — its product is MKKVVFHHFGKPADILNAENAETLTPGPDEVLIKVLASPINPSDIMFVQNLYGIRPHLPSGAGFEGVGIVEAVGTNAKIAVGTRVSFTGIGAWSEYIVTNHRTLIPVPDAMNDETAAQLFVNPFTAVAMVEDSGVKEGEWLMITACTSALGKMVIQICKMRGIKTIGTVRRNDHNDELKALGVDEIINTAEENLPKRVQHITNYEGVRAVLECVGGDTASEAVKCMGRGAIMLIYGVLSLQDPKINIGLMIFRELTLKGFWLTDWMRRVDGSTRQKVSQEVITLLSTGQVKMPIEAIYSLDEIKAAVTHADAHGRWGKVLLKP
- a CDS encoding DUF2490 domain-containing protein; this translates as MRRFFFLLVIGVWPFISEAQKQHYPHLTFWSRVQVAKEPNPNWNIVGTFMWRRQNNYQENPHNPTASPLTMGGQALVTHRNTQNTVWVHIAQMSYMVSNQLLGKEEDFNAPIGKEFRYAGGVEFNQEVNEKLTFRQRFMQELRFFKANDFHPVGRVRGRANIRYQFTPFVSVNGVTEILFHDPPLLSGQKPMRFHQFWLGGSLLWSLSERVNLETGYTFIHGRRATLVEFDEQNVLNLHLAFEI
- a CDS encoding dihydroorotase, which gives rise to MSSILIINARVVNEGRILEQDVLIKNGLIEKIGGDLKHFAADKIIDAAGKYLLPGVIDDQVHFREPGLTHKATIYSEAKAAVAGGVTSFMEMPNTVPNALTQSLLEDKYQIASQTSLANYSFFMGASNDNYDEVMQTICPDVCGIKIFMGSSTGNMLVDAPEVLEKLFANAPCLIATHCEDEPTVRQRTEMFKQQYGDNVPYNIHALIRNEEACYKSSSMAVELAKKHGTRLHILHISTGEETELFEVGSYGNSTVSESDKRQKRITSEACVHHLWFDAEDYHRLGAQIKCNPAIKAPHHKEKIFQALLDNRIDVIATDHAPHTWEEKSKGYWAAPSGLPLVQHSLNIMLEFVQQGKISIERVVEKMSHAVADVFQIDRRGYIREGYWADLVLVDLNQPTTVTKENILFKCGWSPLEGNTFQSGITHTIVSGHLVYANGVFDESERGKRLYFTRTV